The Lasioglossum baleicum chromosome 12, iyLasBale1, whole genome shotgun sequence genome includes a region encoding these proteins:
- the LOC143213941 gene encoding uncharacterized protein LOC143213941: MSTEDRNEQERKETVKKIEEQGKRSYSLPKMESIELWLGRKRNVRESEEREEKEEEVVKKSQKIEGTSVKRGREDRQDGSWTEELKECKELRELRELKELIRLREEMNVGKREEQKEKERVRKIKKMEEQGRERSDSLQSMESIELEMDIERKMSESEESEEKEEEVVKKSQKIEGTTMKKDREDRQDKSWTEEFRECRELRELRELRELIRKELKGGLRVEVNVGEGKVKKMEEQEQTRMDKKRKVRESEEREEEEERVLKKSRKIERQPRKKDREGKHERTWTEEIREMIREEIKEGIRVTWREGWKEIKAVINDLEEMREDWENERDKDRRSLREIKERIKKIELEGKTEDKIQESVEEMEKKRGREHGEGESGEVERRRNELQMMWERKEREIRKRNIIIKGLQMKDGGDGLDEVLNLLRMTGEKVDIEEIRREGRKGIGKGEWVVVKLATMEQKKRIMAEKKRLTWGKVRIGDDLTWEERRVQWKLRQIMNKEREKGKFVNTGYMKLWMDGKLWKWDEKEKVLRDREGNAWREK; encoded by the coding sequence ATGAGCACAGAGGATAGAAACGAACAGGAAAGGAAGGAAACGGTAAAGAAGATAGAAGAACAAGGGAAAAGAAGCTACAGCTTACCGAAAATGGAGAGCATAGAGCTATGGTTGGGTAGAAAAAGAAACGTGAGAGAAAGCgaggaaagagaagaaaaggaaGAGGAAGTGGTTAAAAAAAGCCAAAAGATAGAGGGAACGTCAGTGAAAAGGGGTAGAGAGGACAGACAAGATGGGAGTTGGACGGAGGAACTCAAAGAATGCAAAGAATTGAGAGAATTAAGAGAATTAAAAGAGTTGATAAGGTTGAGGGAGGAAATGAACGTAGGGAAAAGAGAGGAACAGAAAGAAAAGGAAAGGGTAAGAAAGATAAAGAAGATGGAAGAACAAGGAAGAGAAAGAAGTGATAGCTTACAGAGTATGGAGAGCATAGAGCTAGAGATGGATATAGAAAGAAAAATGAGCGAGAGCGAGGAAAGTGAAGAAAAGGAAGAGGAAGTGGTTAAAAAAAGCCAAAAGATAGAAGGAACGACAATGAAAAAGGATAGAGAGGACAGACAAGACAAGAGTTGGACGGAGGAATTCAGAGAATGCAGAGAATTAAGAGAATTAAGAGAATTAAGAGAGTTGATAAGGAAAGAGCTTAAGGGGGGATTGAGGGTGGAAGTGAACGTAGGGGAAGGAAAGGTAAAGAAGATGGAAGAACAAGAACAAACAAGgatggataaaaaaagaaaagtgagagagagcgaggaaagagaagaagaagaagagcgagTACTTAAAAAAAGCCGAAAGATAGAAAGACAGCCGAGGAAAAAGGATAGAGAGGGCAAACACGAAAGGACTTGGACAGAGGAAATCAGAGAGATGATAAGGGAAGAAATTAAGGAGGGAATAAGAGTGACGTGGAGAGAAGGATGGAAAGAGATAAAGGCAGTGATAAATGATCTGGAAGAAATGAGAGAAGATTGGGAGAACGAAAGGGATAAAGACAGAAGGTCGCTGAGGGAAATAAAAGAGAGAATAAAGAAGATAGAGTTGGAAGGAAAAACAGAGGATAAAATACAGGAAAGTGTAGAAGAGATGGAgaagaagagaggaagagaacaCGGTGAAGGGGAAAGCGGAGAAGTGGAAAGGAGGCGGAACGAGTTGCAGATGATGtgggaaagaaaggaaagggAAATAAGAAAaaggaatataataataaaaggtTTACAGATGAAAGATGGTGGAGATGGTCTAGATGAAGTACTGAACTTACTACGAATGACAGGGGAAAAGGTCGACATTGAAGAAATCAGGAGAGAGGGTAGAAAGGGGATAGGGAAAGGAGAATGGGTAGTGGTAAAGCTAGCGACAATGGAACAGAAAAAAAGAATAATGGCAGAGAAAAAGAGATTGACATGGGGAAAAGTAAGGATAGGAGATGATCTGACATGGGAAGAAAGAAGGGTGCAATGGAAGTTAAGGCAGATAATGAacaaggagagagagaaggggaaaTTCGTCAATACaggatatatgaaattatggatgGATGGAAAGTTGTGGAAATGGGATGAGAAGGAGAAAGTACTGAGGGACAGAGAAGGAAACGCATGGAGGGAGAAGTAG